A genomic segment from Gracilinanus agilis isolate LMUSP501 chromosome 1, AgileGrace, whole genome shotgun sequence encodes:
- the LOC123230817 gene encoding tumor necrosis factor receptor superfamily member 16-like, protein MSWHRRWPRPWLLWLLLRPLLQPQVWAGQLCPSGLFPWGGLCCNRCPPGWRAPEPCGEVDVQCRPCPSNETSSPEGTSEPCQPCCSCPLGHFLNSTNHCQPCKACPPGNEARIPCGKETDTVCQPCPPGTYSKESSVQEPCKACTHCNQSKVVVLACTRLFDTLCMDEELHTLIRDAEAKGADLNVSSTFPAPPQDSGVIIPIYCSLLAAVVVGLLAYVAFKCWRTCKQKQQLAKARAGELGVSEGEKLHSDSSICLDTTGLHELHGLGKGAKLEPCRWHLYGQLPRGQQEEVEQLLEVGSPAGWQVLAEQLGFETEAVAAMGLDPAPAHTLLNDWATQGGAGATLEVLEASLRAIGREDVARALLRPDEANSMV, encoded by the exons ATGTCCTGGCACCGGCGGTGGCCGCGCCCTTGGCTCCTGTGGCTGCTCCTGAGGCCGCTGCTCCAGCCCCAG GTGTGGGCTGGACAGTTGTGCCCCAGCGGGCTCTTCCCTTGGGGAGGTCTGTGCTGTAACCGCTGCCCCCCAGGCTGGAGGGCTCCAGAGCCCTGTGGAGAAGTTGATGTGCAGTGTAGACCATGTCCTTCCA ATGAGACCTCGTCCCCAGAAGGCACTTCTGAGCCCTGTCAGCCATGTTGCAGCTGCCCCCTTGGACATTTTCTCAACAGTACCAACCACTGCCAGCCATGCAAGGCTTGCCCGCCAGGCAATGAAGCCAGGATTCCTTGTGGGAAGGAAACTGACACCGTGTGCCAGCCCTGTCCCCCGGGCACCTACTCCAAGGAGAGCAGTGTCCAGGAGCCCTGCAAGGCCTGCACCCACTGCAATCAGAGCAAAGTGGTGGTCCTGGCCTGCACTCGCCTCTTTGACACCCTTTGCATGG ATGAGGAACTTCACACCCTGATCCGCGATGCAGAAGCCAAGGGTGCAGACTTGAATGTCTCTTCCACCTTCCCCGCACCTCCTCAGGATTCGGGCGTCATCATCCCCATCTACTGCTCCCTGCTGGCTGCTGTGGTGGTGGGACTCCTGGCTTATGTTGCTTTCAAGTG CTGGAGAACCTGCAAGCAGAAACAACAGCTGGCCAAGGCTCGGGCTGGGGAGCTGGGGGTCTCCGAGGGGGAGAAGCTGCACAGTGACAGCAGTATCTGCCTGGACACGACAGGACTCCATGAACTCCATGGTTTGGGCAAAG GGGCCAAGCTGGAGCCCTGTCGGTGGCATCTCTATGGGCAGCTCCCCAGGGGGCAACAAGAGGAGGTGGAGCAGCTGTTGGAAGTGGGCAGCCCAGCAGGCTGGCAGGTCTTGGCTGAGCAGCTGGGTTTTGAAACTGAGGCTGTGGCAGCAATGGGCCTGGACCCAGCACCTGCTCACACTTTACTGAATGACTGGGCTACTCAGGGTGGGGCCGGAGCCACCCTGGAGGTCCTGGAGGCATCGCTGAGGGCCATAGGCCGAGAGGATGTGGCCAGGGCTCTGTTGCGTCCTGATGAGGCTAACTCCATGGTATGA